The Trichosurus vulpecula isolate mTriVul1 chromosome 3, mTriVul1.pri, whole genome shotgun sequence genome includes a window with the following:
- the LOC118844285 gene encoding NADH dehydrogenase [ubiquinone] 1 subunit C2-like: protein MSVRPNSIPLQFLPDEARSLPPPKLTDPRILYTGFMGYCAGLLDNPLNRRPVAAAGLHRQLLYVTSFFFVGYYLIKRQDFKYAERDRDMFKYMKLHPEDFKEKETKTFAEILEDFYPVR, encoded by the coding sequence ATGAGCGTGAGGCCCAATTCCATCCCGCTGCAGTTCCTGCCCGATGAGGCCCGGAGCTTACCACCGCCGAAGCTGACGGACCCGCGGATCCTCTACACGGGCTTCATGGGCTACTGCGCCGGGCTGTTGGATAACCCGCTCAATCGCCGGCCGGTGGCGGCCGCTGGTTTGCATCGCCAGCTCCTGTATGtcacttcattcttttttgtgGGATATTACCTTATTAAACGCCAAGACTTTAAGTATGCTGAAAGGGACCGTGATATGTTTAAGTATATGAAATTACATCCagaagatttcaaagaaaaagaaacgaAAACTTTTGCTGAAATTCTTGAAGATTTTTATCCAGTTCGCTGA